One genomic window of Biomphalaria glabrata chromosome 9, xgBioGlab47.1, whole genome shotgun sequence includes the following:
- the LOC106071362 gene encoding rab9 effector protein with kelch motifs-like codes for MELHPFLDSNVRPAPYWWYILLMTGETPSMRVGHSATFVPAVHTNESDRVFVIGGANPSQIFSEVNVLDLKTKSWDTLEAPGFRGRYEHSAFCVDNLPGQLFVFGGATQSGSLNDVQKLDLATGAWTDVKVAGTAPSPRTHRSSVVIGAKVYFYSGGHSGQDPVGDRRVHCLDTVSMTWSTLAPQGESPKPRHGHIMVAIKNKIYLHGGMAGSTFYDDLYVLDLERCLWSCVKKKKTFPPARAAHEAILFGDEIIIFGGMNKAGALNDCYKLNTEKNTWTKLDYESPAPPNRLDFAMCLIKLKVPLHSCQTESDTPAELSKTSVQAKQILERELKPGSASSRDSLSDTSTADEPLYALEADVTHGAQPSALVNDSDRGDSTTSSQETVEISLVMINGGMDTEGEIFDDTLVLCLT; via the exons ATGGAGCTTCATCCCTTTTTAGACAGTAATGTTCGACCAGCCCCATATTGGTGGTACATATTACTGATGACTGGAGAGACTCCTTCAATGAGAGTTGGTCATTCTGCTACATTTGTTCCTGCTGTACACACCAATGAAAGTGATAGGGTTTTTGTCATTGGAGGCGCCAACCCTAGCCAGATTTTTAGTGAAGTCAATGTTCTCGATTTAAAGACTAAATCTTGGGATACTTTGGAAGCGCCTGGTTTTCGTGGGAGATATGAGCACTCTGCTTTCTGTGTGGACAACCTTCCTGGccagttgtttgtttttggtgGTGCCACGCAGTCTGGAAGTTTGAATGACGTCCAGAAACTGGATCTGGCTACAGGAGCTTGGACAGATGTGAAAGTGGCTGGGACAGCCCCTTCTCCGCGGACTCATCGTAGCTCAGTTGTGATTGGCGCCAAAGTATATTTTTACAGTGGGGGACACAGTGGACAAGACCCTGTTGGTGATCGCAGAGTACACTGTTTGGACACCGTTTCAATGACCTGGTCTACTCTTGCCCCACAGGGTGAGTCTCCGAAGCCTCGCCACGGTCACATCATGGTGgccatcaaaaacaaaatttacctGCATGGTGGGATGGCTGGCTCCACTTTCTATGATGACCTttatgttctagatctagagcgcTGCTTGTGGTCTTGtgtgaagaagaagaaaacattCCCACCTGCTCGAGCTGCTCATGAAGCCATTCTGTTTGGGGATGAGATCATTATATTTGGCGGAATGAACAAAGCAGGAGCACTTAATGACTGCTACAAGTTAAATACTG AGAAAAACACTTGGACTAAGCTAGACTATGAAAGTCCTGCACCACCGAATCGTTTAGATTTTGCAATGTGTCTCATCAAACTGAAAGTTCCACTTCATAGCTGCCAGACCGAATCAGACACTCCAGCAGAACTTTCAAAGACCAGTGTCCAGGCCAAGCAAATACTGGAGAGAGAACTTAAACCTGGCAGTGCAAGTTCTCGAGATTCTTTATCAGACACTAGTACTG ctgatgAACCTCTTTATGCGCTAGAAGCAGACGTAACCCATGGGGCACAACCCAGTGCTTTGGTGAATGACTCTGACAGAGGAGACAGTACAACTAGCTCTCAGGAGACAGTCGAGATCTCTCTCGTAATGATCAACGGTGGAATGGATACAGAAGGGGAGATATTCGATGATACTCTGGTTCTGTGTTTGACTTGA